Genomic DNA from Bacteroides zhangwenhongii:
ATATTCCGGTAGAAGATCGTAAATCCACTATTCAAGCGGTTCACTTATATAAACTGTTCAACGAAGCGACTGTCGAGATGAAGAAAATGAATGCTTCAGCTCCTATAGCCATTTGCAACGGTGACCTTCTATTCCTTGATATTATAGCCAAAGAATGTAAGGATGTTGACATTCTGGGAATCAACTGCTATCGCGGTGACTCGTTCGGCGACTTGTTCAGCAGGGTAAAAGCGGAGTATGGAAAACCGGTATTGTTTACAGAGTTCGGATCCGATGCATTCAATGCCATAACTCAAAGTGAAGCACAAAAAGAGCAAGCAGACATTCTGTTGAAGAATTGGACTGAAATATATCTGAATGCGGCAGGACTAGGCAACAACAATAACTCACTCGGAGGTTTCACTTTCCAATTTGCCGACGGTTGGTGGAAATTCGGCCAAAATACTAACCTGAGCATACATGACACCAATGCATCATGGGCCAACGGCGGATATGTATTTGACTATGTGAACGGTGAAAACAATATGAACGAAGAATGGTTCGGTATATGCGCAAAAGGAACTCCTGACAGCAGGGGAATATACGAACTTTACCCGCGTGCCGCATACTATGTGCTGAAAGATGTCCACAAGATTAATCCTTATTCTCCCGGAAGTACCACCTCTTCGATAATAAGCAAACTTTCCGATATCAATGTAATGTCAGCCGTTTTATCCTCCAGAAGTGATAAAGCTGCCTTGCAAGGCGAAAAGACTCAGCTAATACGCCTGAGCGAACTGAGAGGTGACATAACTACCTACAATACAGGAGCAAAGAATACTACCACTCCAAGTTCCAGGCCGAAGAATCCGACAAGTTTCCCCAGCTTTAAAGGCTTTGACCATACTGAATCGTTCTACGTAGGCGTAGCTTCAAAACCGGCAGAGAATGTACAGGCGGAAGTCACTGTAAATGTTCTTGGAAATGTGGCAGAGAACCCGATAGACGAAATCTTTTATGAGAACAGAGGACGCTCCAGATATATAACGGACGAAAGCGGAGAAGTAGTAGATCTGGGTCCGTTGGAACGCTTAAGACTTTATAGTGCGAGTTTTGACTGGGATGGCAAACTTTTTAATCTGAAAACATTTTACCGCAAGGGACACTATCATTGGGGATACGAAGGAGACTTCTTTGGGTTGTATCCCGAAGCGAGCTACGGTGATAATATGGATATTTATGGTGGCGAAGCTCCTTTCGGAAGTGAAATTGAAGGTAAGAAATACTTCAAAGGGCTGAAAATTGCTTTCGGTCCCGAACTATGGTGGGGTGCAAACCCGGCTCTACTTGTCAAATACCAACGGAATATAGGTAAATATAACGTAGCAGGTATTTTCCATTATGATATAGACCAGCGTGAAGGAACGACTACTTCTTACGCCATACCCCGCCCCAAGAATACACGGGCCTCTCTTATGGTGGAAAGAAATTTCGGACGTTTCAATATTACAGCGGGCGGATTATGGTCAGGAACAACGCTTGTAGGACGGGAATTTCAAGCTACCACAGAATACAATAAAGAAGCTATCGTATATTCCGACGTAATAAAAACATCCGATACATTCGGAGGGAAGATGAAAGTGGTATATAGCGGAGGAAAGTTTAATGCCTATGCGCAGGGGGCGATAATGGGATTGGTAGCCAGTGGCGGAGCCGATTACACACAAACTTTAACAGGATGGAGGCTAAAAGATAGCGGTAGCGGAAATCAATCGAACGTCCTTGCCGGTTTTACTTATCAGATAGGCAACTTCCAGATTGCCCCTAATTTCCTGTGGCAGAAACCGCTTGTAGGTCCAATGCCTAATGGAATCGATGCTCCCGGAAGATTACGAAATATTATTGATGATCCTTTTGCTGTTAGGGATAACAGGGAGACAACAGCGGGAGAATTGTTGCTGACTTATGACCCGACACCCGCTACTTGGATGTACGACTGGGAGAATGACAATAACGAAGATGCACCGTTTGCCGCTTCACTTGGTTTCATTTACCGCCATCATCCCACTTCACAGGATGCAGCCATAGGTATACTTGCCAACGGGCGTTCTACCTTTGCTTTCGGAGGAGCTGCACCGGCTCATGATTTATGGGAAACAAACCTGAAAATAGCGTCTAGAATATCAAGAGATTTTGGTATCATATCAAGTGTCTACTGCGGTACCGCCCAAGCCAACGGAGATGATACCCGTTTAGTTAAGCGGGTAGGTGCAGACGCCAAAATGATTTATAAGAAACTGCGGCTGAACGCAATGGTGAAGTTTAATGACTGGGGACCGTACGACTATCACAGGGATTTTAACCTTACTTTCCCTTTCCAATGTATGTTAGACTTTTCGACCAGTCTCGCCAAGCCTAAATGGTTGGGCCCGGTATCCACTCGCGTAGGAATCAGAGGTACTTTCAGAACATTAGATCAATATTCTCCTCGTTACGTTGCCGGATATATACCGGACGGTTCCGGTGGTTTTGAACCAAGCACAGATATTGTAGGCGCAGGGCGTGGCAACGAATGGGAAATAAGAACCTACATTTCATTCAGCATTTTCTAATCTACGAACTAATTAATAAGATAGTTTTATGAATCACAAAATCAATATATCATGTAAGCTCTCTGTTGTCGCTGTTCTCTTTTCGTTGACAGGATGTACGAGAGATATAAATACGGATGTGCTGGCAACTTACCCAAACTTGTCTGATGTCTTTATCGATGAATTTGCATCCGACCTGCAATACCAGGCATGGGGAAAAGTAACTAATTTCGGGGTGGATACTGAAACCACCTACGACGGCACGTCATCTATGCGAATAGAAGTTCCCAATCCGAGTGATCCTATGGGAAGTTGGGCAGGAGGTACTTTCTATTCCGCTACAGGCAGAAACCTGTCCGGATATGACGCACTGACTTTTTATGCCAAGTCTTCCGTAGCTACCGCTATTGAAGTTGGAATAGGAAATTATGATACTACCGAATATCTGGTTCAAGTTAATGATGTCCAACTGAATACAAACTGGAGCAAGATTATCATCCCTATTCCTAATTCCGCAAAACTTTTATCGGAAAAGGGATTATTCTACTACTCCGCCGGTGCAGTAAATGACGAAGGCTACACCATCTGGTTCGATGAGGTCAAGTTTGAAAAACTCGGTACATTGGCTCATGCCAAAATAGAAGATATAGAGGTCCCCGGTTTTCCCGGAAAACTGACAATAGGAACTCTGACCGAGACTATCAATCTTCCGAACGGCATTAACCGTAAAATGCGGGTCTCTCCTAATTATTTTACATTCGAGTCATCTGACGCCAATGTAGCTTCGGTAACAAATGATGGTAACATAACCGTGCACAAAACAGGAGAAGCCGTTATCTCGTTAAAGGAAGCCGAAGGCGAAATAAAGGTACATTGCTACGATTTCGCTCCAACACCAACGAGAGACGAATCGGAAGTGTTATCTCTGTTCAGTGATTCTTATACTAATAAGATTTCCGCAAACTGGAATCCTAGATGGGAATGGTCAACAGCTGAATATACGGAAATAGATACCGGTGATAATCATATAGCACGGTATAGCGGTTTGAACTTTGTAGGTATTGTATTCAACAAAACTGCGGATTGTTCGTCAAAGACTCACCTCCACCTGGATGTATTATGCATGGACGAAGTAAGTGAAAGCACTATTATAACAGTCTCTATATACTATGGAACAACGGAAATAAAGCATCCGATAACATTGGAGAAATATCCTGATTTCAAATCAAAACAGTGGTTGTCACTCGATCTGGAACTTGAAAAAGAAAATAAACTAATACCACAATTGGCATTGGCATGTGATGACAACACCAGGAACATTCTTTTGGACAATATTTATTTCTATTAAAAATGATAACTTATGAAACCATATAAAACAATATTGCTTAGCTTGCTGATACTTCCTTTGCCACTGTTACTTGGAAGTTGCGAGAAAGAAGAAGAGATAGAAAACACCCGATGGGTATTGGTGTGGTCGGACGAATTTGACACACCGACTCCCGACAACAGACCCGATCCTTCAAAGTGGACGTATGAAAAAGGCGCTTCAGGATATGGTAATCAGGAACTTCAGAACTATACCGACAGAGTAGAAAACGCTTCATACACGACTCACAAAGGTTTAGGATGTCTGAAAATAACAGCTTTGAACGACAATTATGACGGAATAGCTTACTCTTCTGCCAGAATAAAGACCGAAGGACTGTTCGAACAACGATACGGACGTTTCGAAGCACGTCTGAAACTTCCGTACGGTCCGGGACTTTGGCCTGCATTTTGGATGTTAGGAGCAAACTATGCCACCGATGTATGGCCAAAATGCGGTGAAATAGATATTATGGAAAATAAAGGATACCAACCTAATATCGTATCAAGTGCTCTACATTTTCCGGGACATTCGGGTGGAAATCCCATAACACAGACTTTTGGCTATGAGGACCAACGTTTTGACACAGACTTCCACGTATTTGCCGTAGAATGGGATGAATCCAAAATAGACTTCTTTGCGGATAATGTACTTTACAAAAGAGTGAAAGCCGCTGATGTAACAGATGGCGAATGGATATTCGATCATCCATTTTTCATTATTCTGAATGTAGCGGTAGGCGGTACATTCGGTGGTAATCCCACAGCAGACACTGTATTCCCCCAAAGCATGTATGTAGATTACGTCAGGGTTTATCAGAAATCAACAGAAGTACAACCCGGAACTAATACCGGAGATATCTCTTCAAACGGTTCAATTCCCGGATGGGATTTTAACGGACCGGATTCTGATAAAGGACTTATAGAACCAGAATTAAAATGAATAACAATGTAACTGCTAAAGATTAAAATTATGAATTTAATAAAAATACAAAGATACTATTTAGGGCTTATGGCAGTCATAAGTCTTGGAGCGGTTTCATGTACGAACGAAACGGAATTTGCCAATTCGCTGGATAAAGGCGACATTGCTTTCTCAGCTCAAGTAGGAAAAACGATGAGCAGAGCCACAGAAAGCGCATGGGATGGTGACGAACTGATAGGTGTGAAAGCGGGAGAAACAGTAAAAACTTACAAAGTGACAACCAATGGAAAAATGTCGACTGAAGATACACCTTATACATGGGATGGCACAAGCTATGATCTGCTGGCATGGACTCCCCTCACAGCAGAACAGATAAACCTAACAGACCAAACTACCGAAGAAAAACTCTTCGACTGTGACTTATTGGCAAGTAATGCGAAAGTGGAAGCAAAGAATGTACATTTTGTATTCAGACACAAAATGACCCGTATGTGGTGGGAACTACAGAAATTTGAAGGATATAAAGATGAAGAAGTGAGCAACGCAAAAGTTTCGTTTATCGGTTATGGAAGTGTAACGTATACTAATGGAGAAATCACAACGGTAGGCGACGCTGACCAATTGATTTCTACTCATAACACAAAAGGAGAATATTATAGAAACGGTGAAGCTATGATGGTTCCTTGTGAAATGTGGGAGAAACCATTGATAAAAGTAGAAATAGGAGAAGATACCTATATCTATACTCCAAGTAAGTCCAACCCCAATGACGTCAATAAGAAAACCGGAGATTTGCTTCCCAATACATGGCAAAGATATTACTTGTCTGTCAGTAAAAAAGGACTGACTGTAGAAATGGAATCCGGAGAAATTAATTGGGATAATGAAAAGATCGATGACAATCAGATTACGGATGCTAAATTTAAGGCTATTATATCTGATGAAGTATCAAATTTGACCAATTGCCAGCTTGCAGGTTTGGAAAATAGCTTCATTGACAACGCGACCAACGGCTTTTCCATAACTTATAAAGAAACAAATGCAAGCGGAGGCATCGATTACGAAGGTCTATGTGACAGAGTACGTACAGTTAATACTCCAAACGGGACTGTCACTTTCACATTCTGCAATATCCGTTCTGATATCAAATTAACATATACTAAAGAATATATGGAAGTAGGCTATTATTTCTATAGTAACGGTACTTACGGGACAGATTACAAAGACGGTTCCACCTTAGGTATTATCTATAAGATAGGAAAACATGAGACGGATAACGTAACAAATTACGAAGGTACGGATATAGAAACCATTCATGGATATGTAGTAGCGCTAACTGATGAAACCAGCGATGAAAAGAGTAGTTTCAAATGGAAAGAAGGTAATGCAAACTTGTATGGGGCAGATTTTCCGGAACACGGCATAAGAGACGGAAAAACCACACAATATCTAGGATACCTTAACACTAAATATCTTATAGCAAAAGCAGCTGTAGCAGAGGATACAACAGTGCCGGCAGCCTCAACTTCTACCAGCAAAAACAGTAATTCACTTATACCCGGCACATCTGGTTGGTATTTACCCTCTCATACCCAATTAAGAGATCTAGCAACTCTTGCGGGTAAAACATTCACTAATTACAGCGCATTGAATGGCACATATTGGGACAGTACATTCGACAGTGACCCTAATGCTTATATAGTAGTTTTCAATGAAAATGGCGCAATAAGCAGTACTGATTTCTACAGGGCTGTAGATTCAGAACAAAAGGTTCGTCTTATTCTTACTTTCTAATTAATCATACAAATTATGAAACAAATATATTCACATATCAAACTGGCAGTCGTATCGCTATTAATATTTTCGGCTTGCACCCAAGACGAGATGTTACCTCAGATCGGAGAAAACGAAACCGCCGTTTCTGATGTTCTGACTATTCAAAACGTACATGTAGCAAACTTCAATACCGAAAGTAATAACACTACCCGTGTAATTAACGACGGTGTCACAGTTTTTTTCGAAGTAGGAAACAGCTTGGAAGATGTCAACGGTGATGAAATCGGTATTTTACTGATAGGCGAAGATGGAATCGGATTCGCCAATGAACCCTTTAAGTATATAAACGAAAACGGTGCAAACAAATGGGTTAGTAAAAACAGTGTGAGTTATACCAGCAAAATTAAAAAAGTCATCGCCTACTTTCCATACGCCCAAATAGTGAAAGATGGAAAAGAGTTTGTTCCTTCATCCGTTAATGAACTAAAAGAACTAAAGAAAGAGGAAGAAACAACGGAATTTAAAGACAAAGATTTGCTGATAGCAGAAATCAATGATATTCAATCCCATCAATTGACAATCAACTTTAAGCACGCCTTTTCATTGATAGCGTTCTCTGCGGAAGCGACCATTAAACTAGATGGCACGGAAGAGATTTCCTATTTATTAGATCTTTCCGATGTATCTTTCTCCATTGGCGACGAACTGTACACGCCCGAATCTATGAGCGGCAAGTACATCTGTCTTGTTGACGAAGAACAATTAGTAAAAAATGATTTTCGCTACTTCTACACGATTGATAATACAACTTATTCAAAGACGCTGAAAGATCCTATAACACTGGCAGCCAACCAATGTTACACTTTCCCTTGCCCAACATCCTCCGAAGGGACGGCAGATATTGCAGTAGGCGACTTCTACTGTACCACAGAAAGTAATAAAACAATCATTCTTCCAAGAAATGCAGCCGGTATTCCTACCGGGCTTACTTGCAAAGGAATCGTATTCCACATAATAGATGATTTTGAAACTTTTAAATCTACAAATGATTTAAACGGCTCCAATTTAAATGGATATCAAGAAAAACATGGCTTGGTAGTCTCTACAAAAAAAGGAAATAATTTTGGCACTGTGGCAGCAGCTGCTATAGAGCAAGCCTTTATTGATGGAAATGTAGAGAAATACACTGATACGGAAACATCAAACGGTTATAAATTGACACAAATTTTAGTAGGAACTGAAAATCTGGGATTTATCGCTTTGAATAATCATACTGAAAAATTAAACAATAGTACCGCTTGGTATGCTCCTTCGTTCAATGAACTTAAATACCTGATACAAGGTAAAAATACTCAAACAGGTTCCACATCGGGGCAAGAATACATCAACAAGCAATTGAAGAAAATAAATGCGGATGAACTGGCAGGCACAATTCCTTCTGTCACTTTTTACAATGGTACGGGAGACCATGGATTACGCCTTATGACGGGTGGTTCTGAAAATGGATGGCACGGTATACCTGGCGAAGCTTTTTATCCGATCTGTGCATTTTGATGCATTCACTCTCAAAACAAGAACCAACAAATATTATCAATAATAAAAGACGATTTATGAAGATAAACAAGTTATTATTTACCACAACACTGACAGCATTGGCATTAACAGCCTGCTCTCCGAAAGGAGCCAACTCAGATTCTGAGATAGAGAACAAAGTAGAAGCCTTACTGGATAAGATGACTTTAGAGGAAAAGCTAGGGCAGATGAATCAGTTGAGTCCGTGGGATCCTAACGAACTGGCAAACAAAGTTCGTAATGGAGAAATAGGTTCCATATTGAATTATATGAATCCCGAAGAAGTGAATAAAATACAGAAAATCGCAATGGAAGAGTCACGGTTAGGTATCCCCCTACTAGTGTCCCGCGATGTAATTCACGGTTACAAGACCATCTTCCCTATTCCATTGGGACAGGCAGCCACATTCAATCCTCAGATAGTAGAAAACGGAGCACGTGTAGCTGCCATAGAAGCTTCAGCTGATGGTATCCGTTGGACTTTTGCCCCCATGATAGATATATCACGTGACCCTCGTTGGGGACGCATAGCCGAAAGTTGCGGTGAAGATCCCTACTTGACTTCCGTAATGGGAGTAGCTATGATTAAAGGGTTTCAAGGAGATTCGCTGAACAGTCCGACTTCAATGGCGGCGTGTGCCAAGCACTTTGTAGCTTATGGTGCATCCGAAGGCGGTAAGGACTATAATTCTACATTTATTCCCGAAAGAGTACTGCGTAATGTATATCTACCTCCGTTCAAAGCTGCGGTAGACGCTGGTTGTGCCACTTTCATGACTTCGTTCAACGATAACGACGGTGTACCGTCTACGGCAAATAAATTTGTGTTGAAAGATATATTGCGCGATGAATGGAAATATGACGGTATGGTAGTAACCGATTGGGCTTCGGCTGCCGAAATGATCAATCACGGTTTCTGTGCAGATGGCAAGGAAGCTGCCGAGAAATCGGTAAATGCAGGCGTTGACATGGATATGGTGAGTGAAACGTTCATCAAAAACCTCAAGCAGTCTTTAGCAGAGAATAAGGTTTCCATAGAATCAATAGACGACGCCGTACGGAATATTCTCCGTCTGAAATACCGAATGGGCTTGTTTGAAAATCCGTATATTGTTACACCACAGAATGTGAAATATGCGGAAGAGCACTTGAAAATAGCAAAAGAAGCGGTAGAGCAATCCGTTATTCTCCTGAAGAATGACACACAAACATTACCGCTTACAAACAAAATCCGTACTGTAGCGGTAGTAGGTCCGATGGCTGACGCACCCTATGAACAGATGGGAACATGGGTGTTCGACGGTGAAAAAGACCATACTCAAACACCTCTCAAAGCTATCAGAGAAATGTATGGCGATCAGGTTAACGTAATTTTCGAACCTGCACTCGGTTATAGCCGTGACAAAAACCTAAACGGTATCGCCAAAGCCGTAAACGCGGCACGCCGCGCAGATGTAGTCCTTGCTTTTGTCGGTGAAGAAGCAATACTTTCGGGTGAGGCCCATTCTTTGGCAAACCTAAATCTTCAGGGAGCACAGAGCCAACTGATACAAGCACTGTCCACTACCGGCAAACCATTAGTAACCATAGTGATGGCAGGACGCCAACTTACAATCGCTGATGAAGTTGAAGCTTCGGATGCAGTTCTTTATGCGTTCCATCCGGGCACTATGGGAGGGCCTGCCATTGCCGACATCCTTTTCGGAAAGGTTAATCCAAGCGCAAAGACTCCGGTTACATTCCCCCGTATGACAGGTCAGGTACCTATATATTATGCTCACAACAGCACAGGTCGACCGGCCAACCCGAAAGAAATGCTCATTGATGAAATCCCTGTCGAAGCGGGGCAAACATCTGTTGGCTGCCGTTCCTTCTATCTCGATGCCGGGGCTTCTCCCTTGTATCCGTTCGGCTACGGATTGTCTTACACGACCTTTGAATATAGCAATCTGAAGTTAACTTCCGACAAACTTGCTATTAACGGCGAGATATCAGTCACGGTAGATCTAAAGAATACAGGAAAGTATGACGGCACGGAAGTTGTACAACTTTACATTCAGGACAAGGTAGGCTCTGTAACCCGTCCGGTAAAGGAACTGAAGGCTTTTCAACGTGTAGAACTCAAAGCCGGAGAATCAAAGAATGTTTCATTCTCTCTGCCTGTTTCAGAACTGGCTTTCTGGGGCTATAATATGACTTACAACGTAGAACCGGGAGATTTCAAATTATGGGTAGGAACAAACAGCGCTGAAGGTTTATCTGCCGACTTTACCGTATCGGCTTTATAAACAATCCTCAAAGAACATAAAAACATAGATAATAAAAAAGGTGTATCGCTTTCGCAATACACCTTTCTGTTTATTTAGAAATACTTTTTATTATTTCTTTCCTTCCAACTGTTCTTTCAATGCAGCAAGAGCGTCGATATCGCCCAGCGTAGTTGAAGCAGCCTGGTTCTGGATCATCGGAGAATCTTCTCTCTTGTTGCTAGAAGATGACTTCTTAGCACCAGAAGCAGCTTTCTTTTCTGCTCTTTCTTCAGCCTTAGCTACATCTTCGAAGATACGGCTGTGAGACAGGATGATTCTCTTAGCGTCTTTGTTGAACTCGATCACTTTGAATTCAAGTTTCTCATCCAACTGTGCTTGTGAACCGTCTTCTTTTACAAGGTGTTTCGGAGTTGCGAAACCTTCTACACCGTAAGGAAGAGCTACAACAGCACCCTTATCCAACATTTCGATGATTGTACCTTCGTGTACAGAACCTACAGTGAACACAGTTTCGAATACATCCCAAGGATTTTCTTCGAGTTGTTTGTGGCCAAGGCTCAAACGACGGTTTTCTTTGTCGATTTCCAATACCTGAACTTCGATGTCAGCACCAATCTGAGTAAATTCTGATGGGTGTTTTACTTTCTTAGTCCAAGAAAGGTCAGAGATGTGGATCAAGCCGTCAACACCTTCTTCGATTTCTACGAATACACCGAAGTTAGTGAAGTTACGAACTTTTGCAGTATGCTTAGAACCTACAGGATACTTTTCTTCGATAGTTTCCCATGGATCTTGTTTCAGTTGTTTGATACCCAAAGACATCTTACGTTCTTCGCGGTCAAGTGTCAGCACAACAGCTTCTACTTCGTCGCCTACCTTCATGAAATCCTGTGCAGAACGCAGGTGTTGGCTCCAAGACATTTCTGAAACGTGGATCAAACCTTCTACGCCCGGAGCGATTTCGATGAATGCACCGTAGTCAGCCATAACAACCACTTTACCTTTCACCTTGTCACCTACCTTCAAGTCAGTGTCAAGAGCATCCCATGGGTGCGGAGTCAGTTGTTTCAAGCCAAGAGCGATACGTTTCTTTTCGTCATCGAAGTCAAGGATAACAACGTTGAGCTTCTGATCCAGTTCAACCACTTCTTTCGGATCGCTAACACGTCCCCAAGAAAGGTCAGTGATGTGGATCAAACCGTCTACGCCACCGAGGTCGATGAATACACCGTAAGATGTGATATTTTTAACAGTTCCTTCAAGAACCTGTCCTTTTTCAAGTTTACCGATAATTTCTTTCTTCTGTTGTTCCAGTTCAGCTTCGATAAGAGCCTTGTGAGATACAACAACGTTTTTGAATTCCTGGTTGATTTTAACCACTTTGAATTCCATTGTTTTGCCAACGAATACATCATAGTCGCGGATCGGTTTAACGTCGATCTGAGAACCCGGCAAGAATGCTTCGATTCCGAATACGTCTACGATCATACCACCCTTAGTGCGGCACTTGATGTAACCCTTGATAATTTCTTCATTTTCCAGAGCAGCGTTAACGCGATCCCAAGAACGAGTAGCGCGGGCTTTTCTGTGTGACAGAACGAGCTGTCCTTTTTTGTCTTCCTGATTTTCGATGTATACTTCTACTGTATCACCGATCTTCAGATCCGGATTGTAACGGAACTCATTCAATGGGATGATACCGTCTGATTTGTAACCGATGTTCACAACTACTTCACGCTTGTTCATTGCGATTACGGTTCCGTCAACAACCTCACGGTCGTTCACTTTGTTAAGCGTACCGTCGTAAGCTTTTTCCAGTTCATCGTGGCTAACGTTGGTTACTGTTTCGCCATTTTCATAAGCATCCCAGTTGAAATCTTCAATAGGAGCTACGTTCTTTAAGTTTTCCATTAATAAATAAATTGTTTAATACTTTAATTAAATAAGACATTATATTATCTATAAATCGGGCGCAAAGGTAGGAATATTTTCTTGATTGACAAAAGAATGGCAGAAGAAAAGAGAATTATATCCGTATTTTTTGTAATATTGCAATCTTTAATTTATACAGTTTTTGCCATGGACGAGAGATTGGACAAAGTCAAGGTGCAATGCGACTATTTACCGCTTATTAATTTTGCGATACAACAAAACGGTGCATCAATCATTCATCAGCTTTCTATTGAGAATACAACGCCTGCCCCGCTGAAGGACATTCAGGTACAAATCACGACAGAACCGACTTTCGGAAACGCTGCTCCGATAGCTGTGGCACAGATTCCGCCCAATGAATCGATATGCCTGTCGTCATTCAATCTCACTTTGTCCGCCAACTATTTCACACAGCTGACCGAACGTTTATCCGGCAATCTGAAAATTGAAATTACCTCCGAAGCAGAATCCGTATTCTGCCAAACCTACCCTATCGACATTCTGGCATACGACCAATGGGGAGGGCTCAATGTATTGCCCGAAATGCTGGCCGCTTTCATCACCCCCAATCATACAGC
This window encodes:
- the rpsA gene encoding 30S ribosomal protein S1 — protein: MENLKNVAPIEDFNWDAYENGETVTNVSHDELEKAYDGTLNKVNDREVVDGTVIAMNKREVVVNIGYKSDGIIPLNEFRYNPDLKIGDTVEVYIENQEDKKGQLVLSHRKARATRSWDRVNAALENEEIIKGYIKCRTKGGMIVDVFGIEAFLPGSQIDVKPIRDYDVFVGKTMEFKVVKINQEFKNVVVSHKALIEAELEQQKKEIIGKLEKGQVLEGTVKNITSYGVFIDLGGVDGLIHITDLSWGRVSDPKEVVELDQKLNVVILDFDDEKKRIALGLKQLTPHPWDALDTDLKVGDKVKGKVVVMADYGAFIEIAPGVEGLIHVSEMSWSQHLRSAQDFMKVGDEVEAVVLTLDREERKMSLGIKQLKQDPWETIEEKYPVGSKHTAKVRNFTNFGVFVEIEEGVDGLIHISDLSWTKKVKHPSEFTQIGADIEVQVLEIDKENRRLSLGHKQLEENPWDVFETVFTVGSVHEGTIIEMLDKGAVVALPYGVEGFATPKHLVKEDGSQAQLDEKLEFKVIEFNKDAKRIILSHSRIFEDVAKAEERAEKKAASGAKKSSSSNKREDSPMIQNQAASTTLGDIDALAALKEQLEGKK